The Methylomagnum ishizawai genome has a window encoding:
- a CDS encoding glycosyltransferase — protein MTPKIAIFVATSGHSGVDRAMKHLIPALARRGYRVDLLKVQGHGPELGPVPEGVRVVDLGSRHTYGSLGAVVRYLRAERPAALLSDKDRVNRTALLARWLAGVETRLVLSSGTTISVDLAHRGAFERWLQRNSMGKLYRFADQVIVTCEDVADDMSAYTGLPRPSIRAVPSPVVPERLFTEPQPRPDHPWFAPGEPPVILGMGELGARKDFPTLLRAFARLRRELPCRLIILGRGKQQRALEALARELGVAGEVNLPGFQPNPYGFLAHAALFAFTSRWEGLGFALIEALALGTPAVSTQCPSGPREILGDGRYGRLVPVGDDAALAQAMLDTLRDPLPPERLREAARPYGIEHSATVYLEVLGLPPHCPGSPD, from the coding sequence ATGACCCCGAAAATCGCCATCTTCGTCGCCACTTCCGGCCATAGCGGCGTGGACCGCGCCATGAAGCACCTCATACCCGCCCTGGCCCGGCGCGGCTACCGGGTGGACCTGTTGAAGGTCCAAGGCCACGGCCCCGAACTCGGCCCGGTGCCCGAGGGCGTCCGCGTGGTCGATCTCGGTAGCCGCCATACCTATGGCAGCCTGGGCGCGGTGGTACGCTATCTCCGCGCCGAGCGGCCCGCCGCCTTGCTGTCCGACAAGGACCGGGTCAACCGCACGGCGCTGCTGGCCCGCTGGCTGGCCGGGGTCGAGACCCGGCTGGTGCTGAGTTCCGGCACCACGATCTCGGTCGATCTGGCCCACCGCGGCGCGTTCGAGCGTTGGTTGCAGCGCAATTCCATGGGCAAGCTCTACCGTTTCGCCGACCAGGTCATCGTCACCTGCGAGGACGTGGCCGACGATATGAGCGCCTATACCGGCTTGCCGCGCCCTTCGATCCGGGCCGTGCCCAGCCCGGTGGTCCCGGAGCGCCTGTTCACCGAGCCCCAGCCCCGGCCCGACCATCCCTGGTTCGCGCCCGGCGAGCCGCCGGTGATCCTCGGGATGGGGGAACTCGGCGCGCGCAAGGATTTCCCGACCTTGCTGCGGGCCTTCGCCCGGCTGCGGCGGGAGTTGCCGTGCCGGCTCATCATCCTGGGGCGCGGCAAGCAGCAACGGGCCTTGGAAGCCCTGGCCCGCGAACTGGGCGTGGCCGGGGAGGTGAACCTGCCGGGGTTCCAGCCCAATCCCTATGGCTTCCTGGCCCATGCCGCCTTGTTCGCCTTCACCTCGCGCTGGGAGGGCTTGGGCTTCGCCTTGATCGAAGCCCTGGCCCTGGGCACGCCCGCGGTATCGACCCAATGTCCCAGCGGTCCCAGGGAAATCCTGGGCGATGGCCGCTACGGGCGCTTGGTCCCGGTCGGCGACGACGCGGCCCTGGCCCAGGCCATGCTGGATACCCTGCGCGATCCCTTGCCCCCCGAACGGCTGCGCGAGGCGGCCCGCCCCTACGGCATCGAGCATAGCGCCACGGTTTATCTGGAGGTTTTGGGCTTGCCGCCCCATTGCCCCGGATCGCCGGATTAA
- the asnB gene encoding asparagine synthase (glutamine-hydrolyzing): MCGIAGIVSRTGRVEPQVLERAAQRLGHRGPDGHGIFTEEGVGLAHTRLSIIDLGGGRQPLLEGGGRLALVANGEIYNFVELRQAMEAEGRAFATHSDCETILHGYALDPVDFVESLHGMFAFALYDRERGRVVIARDRLGIKPLYYAELPDRVVFASEIKALLPLLGRTPAIDPTAFAQFLQNQFSTGVETILQGVKRVLPGEIIQIDTGSLRLARRRYWTPLRVQTRNIGYAEAAEEFDALFHQVMREHIRSDVPYGLFLSGGLDSAILLGMLDRLCDGPIRSYSVGYRDVEMRDELSDAEWIAGRFRTEHTALRLDRDEVFGQLVRSVWATDDLMRDYACLPTAVLAQRAGAGLKVVFSGEGGDEVFAGYGRYRPNPGRFWKNLWSPGSEGFKTRPQLQPRWTRKLFGPALAEANRQFRAPVIAAWRETPRSWSYLQRAQYTDMVTALPDNLLVKADRMLMGFGVEGRVPFLDHRVVEFGLALPDRLKVDGRTGKHFLRRWAGRWLPPEHIHRKKRGFHVPVGEWLRGEFLDGLERRLVANPAVGAWFDVRALPAMFAAQRETGGAAREIYSLLQFALWHRLLLEQPDVQPSAAENPLEWIG; this comes from the coding sequence ATGTGCGGTATCGCGGGCATCGTTAGCCGGACGGGGCGGGTCGAACCCCAGGTATTGGAACGGGCGGCGCAACGCCTGGGCCACCGGGGACCGGACGGCCATGGCATTTTCACCGAAGAGGGCGTGGGTCTGGCGCATACCCGGCTGTCGATCATCGACCTGGGCGGCGGTCGCCAGCCCCTCCTGGAGGGCGGGGGCCGGCTCGCCCTGGTCGCCAACGGCGAAATCTACAACTTCGTGGAACTGCGCCAGGCGATGGAAGCCGAGGGCCGGGCGTTCGCCACCCATTCCGACTGCGAAACCATTCTCCACGGCTATGCCCTGGACCCGGTGGATTTCGTCGAATCCCTGCACGGCATGTTCGCCTTCGCCCTGTACGACCGGGAGCGGGGGCGGGTGGTCATCGCCCGCGACCGGTTGGGCATCAAACCGCTGTATTACGCCGAACTGCCCGACCGGGTGGTGTTCGCCTCCGAAATCAAAGCGCTGCTGCCCTTGCTGGGCCGGACCCCGGCCATCGATCCTACGGCCTTCGCCCAATTCCTGCAAAACCAATTCAGCACCGGCGTGGAGACGATCCTCCAAGGCGTGAAGCGGGTCTTGCCTGGCGAAATCATCCAGATCGACACCGGCAGCCTGCGCCTGGCCCGCCGCCGCTATTGGACCCCGTTGCGGGTCCAGACCCGGAATATCGGCTACGCGGAAGCCGCCGAGGAATTCGACGCGCTGTTCCACCAAGTCATGCGCGAACATATCCGCTCGGACGTGCCCTATGGCCTGTTCCTGTCGGGCGGGCTGGATTCGGCCATCCTGTTGGGGATGCTGGACCGGCTGTGCGACGGGCCGATCCGCAGCTATTCGGTGGGCTACCGCGACGTGGAGATGCGCGACGAACTCTCCGACGCCGAGTGGATCGCCGGGCGCTTCCGCACCGAACACACGGCTTTGCGGCTGGACCGGGACGAAGTGTTCGGCCAGTTGGTGCGCTCGGTCTGGGCCACCGACGATCTGATGCGCGATTACGCCTGCCTGCCCACCGCCGTCCTGGCCCAGCGGGCGGGGGCGGGACTCAAGGTGGTGTTCAGCGGCGAGGGCGGCGACGAGGTGTTCGCGGGTTATGGGCGCTACCGTCCCAACCCTGGGCGTTTCTGGAAAAACCTGTGGTCGCCGGGTTCGGAGGGCTTCAAAACCCGCCCGCAATTGCAGCCCCGTTGGACCCGGAAACTGTTCGGTCCCGCGCTGGCCGAGGCCAACCGCCAGTTCCGCGCCCCCGTCATCGCCGCCTGGCGGGAGACGCCCCGGTCCTGGAGCTATCTCCAGCGCGCCCAATACACCGATATGGTCACGGCCCTGCCGGATAACCTCCTGGTCAAGGCCGACCGCATGTTGATGGGCTTCGGGGTCGAGGGCCGGGTGCCGTTCCTGGACCACCGGGTGGTGGAGTTCGGCCTTGCCCTGCCCGACCGGCTCAAGGTCGATGGACGCACCGGCAAGCATTTCCTCCGGCGCTGGGCCGGGCGCTGGTTGCCGCCCGAGCATATCCACCGCAAGAAGCGCGGTTTCCATGTGCCGGTGGGCGAATGGCTACGGGGGGAGTTCCTCGACGGGTTGGAACGGAGGCTGGTCGCCAATCCGGCGGTGGGGGCGTGGTTCGATGTGCGGGCTTTGCCGGCGATGTTCGCGGCGCAGCGCGAGACGGGCGGGGCGGCGCGGGAAATCTACAGCCTGCTGCAATTCGCGCTTTGGCACCGGCTGTTGCTCGAACAGCCCGATGTCCAACCTTCCGCCGCCGAGAATCCTTTAGAATGGATCGGATAA
- a CDS encoding YkgJ family cysteine cluster protein — MTTHAPPAPTGGFIRRPAHRYDDPLARLWVACAEAIGFRIERSPAAYASTDGRGTLLIGTDDLFDPDDSLAQMIFHELCHALVEGETGEKREDWGLDNTRQGNPWREHACLRLQAYLAGSVGLRRFFAPTTDYRVTFWDGLPADPFTAPAEAGGRRERSCVAARIAAWRASGLRWAPLREALKASADLAALVPRSLRAETIPSLWTTADPPPAPHPAGHAPVAAYHADAGCADCAWGYISRGHRHCRHAPSIRLAPDAPACARYEPATELDCQTCGACCREAYHSVEIARREPLIKRHPDLVVDGGTHLKLRREGERCAALQGGKTACEPYACAIYADRPKTCREFTLGGGHCLDARRRVGLSL, encoded by the coding sequence ATGACCACCCACGCGCCCCCCGCTCCGACCGGCGGCTTCATCCGCCGCCCCGCCCACCGTTACGACGACCCGCTCGCCCGCCTCTGGGTCGCCTGCGCCGAGGCCATCGGCTTCCGCATCGAGCGCTCGCCCGCCGCCTACGCCTCGACCGACGGCCGCGGCACCCTCCTCATCGGCACCGACGACTTGTTCGATCCCGACGACTCGCTGGCCCAAATGATTTTCCACGAACTCTGCCACGCCCTGGTCGAAGGCGAGACCGGGGAAAAGCGGGAGGATTGGGGACTGGACAACACCCGGCAGGGCAACCCGTGGCGGGAACACGCTTGTTTGCGGCTGCAAGCCTATCTGGCCGGGAGCGTGGGACTCAGGCGGTTTTTCGCGCCGACCACCGATTACCGGGTGACGTTCTGGGATGGCCTGCCCGCCGATCCCTTCACGGCCCCGGCGGAAGCGGGCGGACGCCGCGAGCGCTCCTGCGTGGCGGCGCGGATCGCGGCGTGGCGGGCCTCGGGCCTGCGCTGGGCACCCTTGCGCGAGGCGCTCAAGGCCAGCGCCGATCTGGCCGCGCTGGTGCCCCGGAGCCTCCGCGCCGAAACCATACCCTCGCTATGGACCACGGCGGACCCGCCGCCCGCCCCGCATCCCGCCGGGCATGCGCCCGTGGCGGCTTATCATGCGGATGCGGGCTGCGCCGATTGCGCCTGGGGCTATATCTCGCGTGGACACCGGCACTGCCGCCACGCCCCGAGCATCCGCCTCGCCCCGGACGCGCCCGCCTGCGCCCGTTACGAACCCGCCACGGAACTGGATTGCCAGACCTGCGGGGCGTGTTGCCGCGAGGCTTACCATTCGGTGGAGATTGCAAGGCGCGAACCCTTGATCAAGCGGCATCCGGATTTGGTGGTGGACGGCGGCACCCATCTCAAGCTGCGGCGGGAAGGCGAACGTTGCGCGGCGCTCCAAGGCGGCAAAACCGCTTGCGAACCCTACGCCTGCGCCATCTACGCGGACCGGCCCAAGACCTGCCGCGAATTCACCCTGGGCGGCGGGCATTGCCTGGATGCGCGGCGGCGGGTGGGTTTGTCGCTGTGA